One stretch of Cohnella algarum DNA includes these proteins:
- a CDS encoding ABC transporter substrate-binding protein: protein MWKKAMGIGLVTVLAGSLAACGGSNSNSNAEPTPSGSGSPSSSASASPAASSGEKKTIAYWTGDRHDQEYIKELIAEFNAANEDNIEVEMTVLSENYNQSVDIAFSSNQAPDLLRIKSGNAETFVKKGYLAPIDEYVTEDMKTKFSSVLLDGVNIFDGKLYSLPNSGQTLRLVYNKDLFEKAGIAKPPESLQEMADAAKKITEAGKKEGAYGFALNFKNPKSAFDRSVREILSLSGYQGLGFDYKTGQFDFGPYSQVIEYFKQMYDDGSIMPGAETLDIDPLRAQFAAGKIGMYLSFSTEPGVYKDQFPTEVDWAAALAPTLDGTRKGTSEIVSAGTWLGISEKSANKDAAWKFMQYMYGDEILTTYHEKGFGISVVPSIAEKAQNPDVPGMEGFLVGEFDSLWPVSPVVTPEGATYGDDFFKYMLSGGDLAKITEDLNKRYNDALTKAAEKGDVKVTPNPSFDPAALKG, encoded by the coding sequence ATGTGGAAAAAAGCGATGGGCATCGGCCTGGTCACGGTACTCGCGGGAAGCCTGGCGGCATGCGGCGGTTCGAATTCGAATTCGAATGCGGAGCCGACGCCGTCCGGCTCGGGTTCCCCGTCTTCTTCGGCCTCGGCGTCCCCCGCGGCTTCGAGCGGGGAGAAGAAAACGATCGCCTATTGGACGGGCGACCGTCACGACCAGGAGTACATCAAGGAATTGATCGCGGAATTCAACGCGGCGAACGAGGACAACATCGAAGTCGAAATGACGGTGCTTTCGGAAAACTACAACCAGAGCGTCGACATCGCGTTCTCGAGCAATCAGGCACCCGACCTTTTGCGCATAAAGAGCGGAAATGCCGAGACGTTCGTCAAGAAAGGCTACCTGGCCCCGATCGACGAGTACGTCACCGAGGACATGAAGACGAAATTTTCGTCCGTGCTGCTGGACGGAGTGAACATTTTCGACGGCAAGCTCTACAGCCTGCCGAACTCGGGCCAGACGCTGCGGCTCGTCTACAACAAGGACCTGTTCGAAAAGGCGGGCATCGCCAAGCCGCCGGAATCGCTGCAGGAAATGGCGGACGCCGCCAAAAAAATCACCGAAGCCGGCAAAAAAGAAGGCGCGTACGGCTTCGCCCTCAACTTCAAAAATCCGAAGAGCGCGTTCGACCGCTCCGTCCGGGAAATTTTGTCGCTGAGCGGCTACCAAGGCCTCGGCTTCGACTATAAGACAGGTCAATTCGATTTCGGGCCTTATTCGCAAGTGATCGAGTATTTCAAGCAAATGTACGACGACGGCAGCATCATGCCGGGGGCGGAAACGCTGGACATCGATCCGCTGCGGGCGCAGTTCGCGGCAGGCAAGATCGGCATGTATCTGTCGTTCTCGACGGAGCCGGGCGTTTACAAGGATCAGTTCCCGACGGAAGTCGACTGGGCGGCGGCTCTCGCGCCGACGCTGGACGGAACGCGCAAGGGCACGTCCGAAATCGTCTCCGCCGGCACGTGGCTCGGCATCAGCGAAAAATCCGCCAACAAGGACGCGGCCTGGAAGTTTATGCAGTACATGTACGGCGACGAGATATTGACGACGTATCATGAAAAAGGGTTTGGCATTTCAGTCGTGCCGAGCATCGCGGAAAAAGCCCAAAACCCGGACGTTCCGGGCATGGAAGGCTTCCTGGTCGGGGAGTTCGACTCCCTGTGGCCGGTGTCGCCCGTCGTGACGCCGGAAGGGGCCACTTACGGCGACGATTTCTTCAAGTACATGCTGAGCGGCGGAGATCTGGCGAAAATTACGGAAGACCTGAACAAGCGGTACAACGATGCGCTGACGAAAGCGGCGGAAAAAGGCGACGTCAAGGTAACTCCGAATCCGTCGTTCGATCCGGCGGCGTTGAAAGGCTGA
- a CDS encoding carbohydrate ABC transporter permease, with protein MSKWKRLQENSLLLFPSVVLTLALGIYPLVWVLRYMFYDYPGYGTALFVGLDNFRRLAEDKLFWDSVVNTLVFAAGKLVLTIPLSLLLAVILNGKIRGRSFLRAVYFMPTVISTAVISIVFYIIFNSYNGMVNQLLMQIGLVGEPIEWLGPKHAMLTVILVAVWGAVGNYMLLFLAGLQSIPHDLYESAAIDGANARQRFRHITVPMLGPVMQIIIMLAIIASLKGYESIMVITEGGPIGKTEVMYLYLYKLLFPVASTGTVVEQQFGYGSAVGFATALIVGAITLLYQYLSRKMNKVF; from the coding sequence GTGTCCAAGTGGAAAAGACTGCAGGAAAACTCGCTGCTCCTTTTTCCGAGCGTCGTCCTGACTCTGGCGTTGGGCATCTATCCGCTCGTATGGGTGCTGCGCTACATGTTTTACGATTACCCCGGATACGGCACCGCGCTGTTCGTCGGGCTCGACAACTTTCGAAGGCTTGCCGAGGATAAGCTGTTCTGGGATTCCGTTGTCAACACGCTCGTGTTCGCCGCCGGCAAGCTCGTGCTGACGATTCCGTTGTCGCTGCTGCTCGCCGTCATTCTGAACGGCAAAATTCGGGGGCGAAGCTTCCTGCGGGCCGTTTACTTCATGCCGACGGTTATCAGCACGGCGGTCATCTCCATCGTGTTTTACATCATTTTCAACTCGTATAACGGCATGGTGAACCAGCTGCTGATGCAGATCGGCCTCGTCGGGGAACCGATCGAATGGCTCGGTCCGAAGCATGCGATGCTGACCGTCATTCTGGTCGCGGTTTGGGGAGCGGTCGGCAATTACATGCTGCTGTTTTTGGCCGGCTTGCAAAGCATTCCGCACGACCTGTACGAGAGCGCCGCCATCGACGGGGCGAATGCAAGGCAGCGCTTCCGGCACATCACGGTGCCGATGCTCGGTCCGGTCATGCAGATCATTATCATGCTGGCCATCATCGCTTCGCTGAAAGGCTACGAAAGCATCATGGTCATCACCGAAGGCGGGCCGATCGGCAAGACGGAAGTCATGTATTTGTATTTGTACAAGCTGCTTTTCCCCGTCGCGTCGACCGGGACCGTCGTCGAGCAGCAGTTCGGCTACGGAAGCGCCGTCGGGTTCGCGACCGCCCTGATCGTCGGGGCGATCACCCTGCTTTACCAATACCTGTCGAGAAAAATGAACAAGGTGTTCTAG
- a CDS encoding carbohydrate ABC transporter permease, with amino-acid sequence MWAFLLATAVLTLFPVLMTLIGSLKTNAELMGGGRLLPETWQFGNYAEAWKQSNFARYTWNSFFMSAMATIGTLLVSAMAAYVVDRRRFPGRALYVGLQSATMFISVGAVVLRPQFDLMVKLHLNTSLWGVILILISAHATTFFILLGFFKAIPRELDEAAMIDGSSFIKSFFRIILPLLTPGLGVAGLFAFRHAWNEYILPLVFTMTNPKLQTLTVGLANLRYGSSAAMQTNLMMAGAFLSILPMLLVYIVANKSFMQVTAGSVKG; translated from the coding sequence ATGTGGGCGTTCCTGCTGGCGACCGCCGTCTTGACGCTGTTCCCCGTCCTGATGACGCTGATCGGGTCGCTCAAGACGAACGCCGAGCTGATGGGCGGAGGGCGTCTGCTGCCCGAAACGTGGCAGTTCGGCAATTACGCGGAAGCGTGGAAGCAGAGCAATTTCGCCCGATATACGTGGAACAGCTTCTTCATGAGCGCGATGGCGACGATCGGCACGCTGCTTGTCTCGGCGATGGCGGCCTATGTCGTCGATCGGCGCCGATTCCCCGGCAGAGCGCTGTATGTGGGGCTTCAGTCGGCCACGATGTTCATCTCGGTCGGCGCCGTCGTGCTGCGGCCGCAGTTCGACCTGATGGTCAAGCTGCATTTGAATACGAGCCTGTGGGGCGTCATTCTCATTTTGATCAGCGCGCACGCGACGACCTTTTTCATCCTGCTCGGCTTCTTCAAGGCGATTCCCCGGGAGCTGGACGAGGCGGCGATGATCGACGGCTCGAGCTTCATCAAAAGCTTTTTCCGGATCATCCTGCCGCTGCTGACGCCGGGTCTCGGGGTCGCCGGACTGTTCGCCTTCCGGCACGCATGGAACGAGTATATCCTGCCGCTCGTGTTCACGATGACGAATCCGAAGCTGCAGACGCTGACCGTAGGGCTTGCCAATTTGCGCTACGGGTCGTCCGCCGCCATGCAGACGAATCTGATGATGGCCGGGGCGTTTCTGTCGATTTTGCCGATGCTGCTCGTATATATCGTCGCGAACAAATCGTTCATGCAGGTGACGGCCGGCTCGGTCAAAGGGTAA
- a CDS encoding glycoside hydrolase family 130 protein has protein sequence MNPITIGPLASSSAIRRHPANPLLAPKDVPYGPAMVFNAGVAKYQGKYVMVFRNDYGDEEKQTVAPFSTTNLGLAFSDDGIHWDVRPTPCWSWNDDEVIRVYDPRLTVIDGKCCMCFAVDTKHGLRGGIASTEDFERFEVLSLSVPDNRNMVLFPERIGGRYVRLERPFPVYSRGGVDRFDMWLSDSPDLKYWGGSKLVLAVEQVPFANDKVGPGAPPVKTDKGWLTTFHAVDIDPGRGKNGWEPAWKKRYSAGIMLLDLDDPGKIVGMARSPLLAPEAPYETAGGFRNDVIFPGGMILEDSGEVKIYYGAADTVECLATAHVDDLVRLCLEGN, from the coding sequence ATGAATCCGATCACGATCGGGCCGCTTGCGTCCAGCTCCGCCATCCGGCGTCACCCGGCCAATCCGCTGCTCGCTCCGAAGGACGTGCCGTACGGGCCGGCGATGGTATTTAACGCGGGAGTCGCCAAATACCAGGGCAAATATGTCATGGTGTTCCGCAACGACTACGGCGACGAGGAAAAGCAAACCGTCGCGCCGTTCAGCACGACGAATCTGGGGCTCGCGTTCAGCGACGACGGCATCCACTGGGACGTGCGGCCGACCCCGTGCTGGTCGTGGAACGACGACGAGGTCATCCGGGTGTACGATCCGCGGCTGACCGTCATCGACGGCAAATGCTGCATGTGCTTTGCGGTCGATACGAAGCACGGGCTGCGCGGCGGAATCGCGTCGACCGAAGATTTCGAGCGGTTCGAGGTGCTCAGCCTGTCGGTGCCGGACAACCGGAACATGGTGCTGTTTCCGGAGCGGATCGGGGGCCGCTACGTGCGGCTCGAGCGGCCGTTTCCCGTTTACAGCCGGGGCGGCGTCGACCGCTTCGACATGTGGCTCAGCGACTCTCCCGATCTGAAATATTGGGGCGGCTCGAAGCTCGTGCTGGCCGTCGAGCAGGTGCCGTTCGCCAACGACAAAGTCGGGCCCGGCGCGCCTCCCGTCAAGACGGACAAAGGCTGGCTGACGACGTTCCACGCCGTCGACATCGACCCGGGCCGGGGCAAAAACGGCTGGGAGCCCGCCTGGAAAAAACGCTATTCGGCGGGCATCATGCTGCTCGACCTGGACGATCCGGGCAAGATCGTCGGCATGGCCAGGTCGCCGCTGCTCGCGCCGGAAGCGCCGTACGAGACGGCGGGCGGCTTCCGCAACGACGTCATTTTCCCCGGCGGAATGATTCTCGAGGACTCCGGGGAAGTCAAAATTTACTACGGCGCCGCCGATACGGTGGAGTGCCTCGCGACCGCCCATGTCGACGATCTCGTCCGGCTCTGCCTGGAAGGCAACTGA
- a CDS encoding FAD-dependent oxidoreductase, with product MSEERTKVVALPAENVPISHEADVVVVGGGASGIAAAIAAAANGAKTLLIEQRGFLGGMGTVSLVPAFCPFTDKEKPIVRGIGMKLMERMKLACNEDYRKEYENALDWVPIDPETLKRVYDDAAEEHGVQLLFHTFVYDVLLSDDRRNIEGLVIVNKSGRSVVRCRYCIDATGDADIAALAGVPFQKGGEQGELQPGSMCYLLANVDRQAFKRFLERTGDTGQLHKTVERAIEEGALPEGRKSISGLAWVNDYLVGVNFGHVFGIDGTKAEDLTRGAIEGRRLVERQIRFFRDFVPGFERAHLVASGEQVGIRETRRIQGDYVLTVDDFVEARSFPDDIARNAYYIDIHLANSKANMTFTHLKPGESHGVPYRVLLPVGIDNLWVPGRAASADRAVQGSLRVMPNCFAMGQASGTAAAMALREGAGSRGVSVPELQRKLLAQGAWLGEAFAAGADGDAVRA from the coding sequence ATGAGCGAAGAGCGGACGAAGGTCGTCGCTTTGCCGGCGGAAAACGTGCCGATATCGCATGAAGCGGACGTGGTGGTCGTCGGAGGCGGAGCCTCGGGGATCGCCGCCGCCATCGCCGCGGCCGCGAACGGGGCAAAGACGCTGCTGATCGAGCAGAGAGGGTTTCTTGGCGGGATGGGGACGGTATCGCTCGTCCCGGCGTTTTGCCCGTTTACCGATAAGGAGAAGCCGATCGTCCGGGGCATCGGCATGAAGCTGATGGAACGGATGAAGCTCGCCTGCAACGAGGACTATCGCAAGGAGTACGAAAACGCGCTGGACTGGGTGCCGATCGATCCGGAAACGCTGAAACGGGTATACGACGACGCGGCGGAGGAGCACGGGGTTCAGCTGTTGTTCCATACGTTCGTCTACGACGTTCTGCTGTCGGACGATAGACGGAATATCGAAGGTCTCGTCATCGTCAACAAGTCCGGCCGTTCGGTCGTCCGCTGCCGCTATTGCATCGACGCGACCGGCGACGCCGACATCGCGGCCTTGGCGGGAGTGCCGTTCCAGAAGGGCGGGGAACAGGGGGAACTGCAGCCGGGGAGCATGTGTTATTTGCTCGCCAACGTCGACCGGCAAGCGTTCAAGCGGTTTCTGGAGCGGACCGGGGATACCGGCCAACTGCACAAAACGGTGGAGCGCGCGATCGAAGAAGGCGCTTTGCCGGAAGGGCGCAAGTCGATCAGCGGACTGGCTTGGGTGAACGATTACCTGGTCGGCGTCAACTTCGGGCACGTGTTCGGCATCGACGGCACGAAGGCCGAGGATTTGACCCGCGGCGCCATCGAGGGCCGGCGGCTCGTCGAGCGGCAGATCCGGTTTTTCCGCGACTTCGTTCCCGGTTTCGAGCGGGCGCATTTGGTCGCGAGCGGCGAGCAGGTCGGCATCCGGGAAACCCGCCGGATTCAAGGGGATTACGTGCTGACGGTCGACGATTTCGTCGAGGCCCGCTCGTTCCCGGACGATATCGCCCGTAACGCCTATTACATCGACATTCACCTCGCGAACAGCAAGGCGAATATGACGTTCACGCATTTGAAGCCGGGCGAGTCGCACGGCGTGCCGTACCGCGTCCTGTTGCCCGTCGGCATCGACAACCTGTGGGTCCCGGGACGCGCCGCATCGGCGGACCGGGCGGTGCAGGGCTCGCTGCGCGTCATGCCGAATTGCTTTGCCATGGGGCAGGCTTCCGGCACGGCCGCGGCGATGGCGCTGCGCGAAGGCGCCGGCTCGCGGGGCGTGTCCGTTCCCGAGCTGCAGCGCAAGCTGCTTGCGCAAGGGGCGTGGCTTGGCGAGGCGTTCGCCGCCGGCGCGGACGGGGATGCGGTACGGGCATGA
- a CDS encoding SGNH/GDSL hydrolase family protein has protein sequence MKSVPLSEAFFHGAVSLEHTGRGIKPWRIPYRDYELFPPDGIGGKAEICAGVRLRLRTGSDAVAVRFEPLAEDARLDCIANESLRFTADIRRGEAKAVFSGFPEGANILEIYLPQNAGMTVTGLSVSSGFDAEPWPDNRPRWIAYGSSITQCADASSPSRTWPAIAARKLGFNLTCLGFSGNCHLEPMVARTIRDLPADFISLCVGINVYGAATLSPRAFKPALIGMLETIRDRHAETPLLVVSPIYGTVRETEENALGFTLPAMRQDVRETVELLQRRGDRGIRYLDGLALFGPEDAAFLPDGLHPNAEGYERIGARFAELAMQE, from the coding sequence ATGAAAAGCGTGCCGCTGAGCGAGGCTTTTTTTCACGGAGCGGTGTCGCTTGAACATACGGGGAGAGGCATCAAGCCGTGGCGCATTCCGTACCGGGATTACGAGCTGTTCCCGCCGGACGGCATCGGCGGGAAAGCGGAAATATGCGCCGGCGTGCGGCTGCGGCTGCGCACCGGCTCCGACGCCGTCGCCGTCCGGTTCGAGCCGCTCGCGGAGGACGCCCGCCTGGATTGCATCGCAAACGAAAGCTTGCGGTTTACGGCCGATATCCGGCGAGGGGAGGCGAAAGCCGTTTTCTCCGGATTTCCCGAAGGCGCGAATATCCTTGAAATTTACTTGCCTCAAAACGCCGGCATGACCGTGACGGGGTTGTCGGTATCGTCCGGCTTCGACGCCGAGCCTTGGCCCGACAACCGGCCGCGCTGGATCGCTTACGGCAGCTCGATCACCCAGTGCGCGGACGCGTCGAGCCCGTCCCGCACGTGGCCGGCCATCGCCGCCCGCAAGCTCGGGTTCAACCTCACCTGCCTCGGCTTTTCGGGCAACTGCCACCTGGAGCCGATGGTCGCCCGGACGATCCGGGATTTGCCGGCCGATTTCATCTCGCTGTGCGTCGGCATCAACGTATATGGCGCCGCCACGCTCAGCCCGCGCGCCTTCAAGCCCGCGCTGATCGGCATGCTGGAGACGATCCGCGACCGGCATGCCGAAACGCCGCTGCTGGTCGTTTCCCCCATCTACGGAACGGTTCGGGAAACGGAGGAAAATGCGCTTGGCTTTACGCTGCCCGCGATGCGGCAGGACGTTCGCGAAACGGTCGAGCTGCTGCAAAGGCGCGGCGATCGCGGCATCCGTTACCTGGACGGCCTGGCGCTGTTCGGCCCGGAGGACGCGGCTTTTTTGCCGGACGGGCTGCATCCGAATGCCGAGGGCTACGAGAGGATCGGGGCGAGGTTTGCCGAGTTGGCCATGCAAGAATAG